The proteins below come from a single Tenuifilum thalassicum genomic window:
- a CDS encoding response regulator, with translation MNILLVDSSVQHLNRLVKALKMNSLSINVMVAMTASEAYEFLAMQSYDLIVSDINLPDESGVSLVRHVKSNYPGTKAIIYANTDKETLVFLKRQTGLKCFEKPTEFDKMIGFIFKTKAKN, from the coding sequence ATGAATATTTTACTGGTTGATAGTTCGGTACAGCATTTAAATCGGCTGGTTAAAGCTTTAAAAATGAACAGCTTATCAATTAATGTGATGGTAGCAATGACCGCATCGGAAGCATATGAATTTTTAGCCATGCAAAGCTACGACTTAATAGTTTCAGATATCAACCTCCCTGACGAAAGTGGAGTTTCGTTAGTAAGGCACGTTAAAAGCAACTACCCTGGTACTAAGGCTATAATCTATGCAAATACCGATAAAGAAACTTTAGTTTTTTTAAAAAGACAAACCGGTTTAAAGTGCTTTGAAAAGCCTACGGAATTTGACAAAATGATAGGATTTATTTTTAAAACAAAAGCCAAAAACTAA
- a CDS encoding peptide chain release factor 3 yields MNFEDEVKRRRTFAIVSHPDAGKTTLTEKLLLFGGAIHVAGAVKSNKIKKTATSDFMEIERQRGISVSTSVMEFEYKGYKINILDTPGHQDFAEDTYRTLTAVDSVIIVIDHAKGVEAQTRKLMEVCRMRKTPVIIFINKLDRPGNDPFDLLDEIEKELQIKVRPLSWPISQGPSFKGVYNLFEQKLFLFSDENKQTVANDVIEISDVYSSELDQYITPFTKKFYEEIELVKEVYPEFDRSTYLSGEVAPVFFGSALNNFGVKELLDCFVQIAPHPGATITDSRTVSPFEQKFSGFVFKIFANMDPNHRNRIAFLKICSGQFERNVPYYHVRLKKKLRFSSPNAFLADKKSIVEKAYPGDIIGLPDSGNFKLGDTLTEGEVMNFKGIPNFAPELFRYIENADPLKYKQLAKGIEQLTDEGVAQLFTQKSNGRKIIGTVGALQFDVIEHRLEHEYGAKCRWEPINLHKACWIESSNKTQLDDFRIRKYNSLALDKHGREVFLAESPYSLQMAIEKFTDIKFHFTSEF; encoded by the coding sequence ATGAATTTTGAGGATGAAGTAAAACGCCGTCGTACATTCGCAATTGTCAGCCACCCCGATGCGGGTAAAACGACTTTAACCGAAAAATTGCTCCTTTTTGGTGGCGCCATACATGTTGCCGGTGCAGTAAAAAGTAATAAGATTAAAAAGACGGCTACATCCGACTTTATGGAGATTGAGCGTCAACGTGGAATTTCTGTTTCCACATCGGTTATGGAGTTTGAGTATAAAGGATATAAGATTAACATACTTGATACACCTGGTCACCAGGATTTTGCAGAGGATACGTATCGTACGCTAACTGCGGTCGACAGCGTTATTATTGTTATTGACCATGCCAAAGGAGTTGAGGCACAGACTCGCAAGTTGATGGAGGTTTGCCGTATGCGCAAAACTCCGGTTATCATCTTTATAAATAAGCTCGACCGACCTGGAAACGATCCTTTCGATTTGCTCGATGAGATTGAAAAAGAGCTCCAAATCAAAGTTCGACCACTTAGCTGGCCAATTAGCCAAGGACCTTCTTTTAAAGGTGTTTACAATCTTTTTGAGCAAAAGCTTTTCCTCTTCTCCGATGAAAACAAGCAAACCGTTGCAAATGATGTTATTGAAATATCAGATGTATACTCTTCTGAGCTAGACCAATATATCACACCTTTTACCAAAAAGTTTTACGAAGAAATTGAGCTGGTAAAAGAGGTTTATCCCGAGTTTGATAGAAGTACATACCTAAGCGGCGAGGTGGCACCGGTTTTCTTTGGAAGTGCGCTAAATAATTTCGGTGTAAAAGAATTACTCGACTGTTTTGTCCAAATTGCCCCCCACCCGGGTGCAACAATTACCGATTCTCGAACGGTCTCACCATTTGAGCAAAAATTTAGCGGCTTTGTTTTTAAGATTTTTGCCAACATGGATCCCAATCATCGCAATAGAATTGCGTTTCTTAAAATCTGTTCTGGTCAATTTGAACGGAATGTCCCATATTACCATGTTCGGTTAAAAAAGAAATTACGTTTTTCAAGCCCGAATGCTTTTCTTGCAGATAAAAAGTCGATTGTAGAAAAAGCATACCCTGGCGACATTATTGGGTTACCTGACTCCGGAAATTTTAAATTAGGTGACACCCTAACCGAAGGTGAAGTTATGAATTTTAAGGGCATACCAAACTTCGCGCCCGAGCTATTCCGATATATTGAGAATGCCGACCCTCTGAAATACAAGCAGCTTGCTAAGGGTATTGAACAGCTCACCGACGAAGGAGTTGCTCAGCTTTTTACTCAAAAATCGAATGGACGTAAAATAATTGGTACTGTGGGCGCATTGCAGTTTGATGTTATAGAACACAGGCTTGAGCATGAGTATGGCGCTAAGTGTAGATGGGAACCTATAAACTTGCATAAGGCTTGTTGGATTGAGAGCTCTAATAAAACTCAGCTCGACGATTTCAGGATTAGAAAGTATAACAGCTTGGCTCTCGATAAGCACGGTCGTGAGGTTTTTCTTGCCGAATCGCCATACTCGCTACAGATGGCAATTGAAAAATTTACCGACATCAAGTTTCACTTCACCTCCGAGTTCTAA
- a CDS encoding glycoside hydrolase family 65 protein produces MNPYLKHDEWCIIEEGFVPENTRASESIFSIGNGAMGQRANFEEKFTGSTLQGSYIGGVYYPDKTRVGWWKNGYPEYFAKVINSTNWIGINVIVNGDELDLAKCKVDEFRRVLNMKEGYLERSFIAEMENGIKLAVKSTRFLSMVDTELGAIRYSVKPLNADATIELRPYLDADVRNEDSNYGEKFWEVVDTSCTPKISYIVSRTKKLDFHVGHAMRNFIALNGNIEHIQPEVNSSAMYVENIFKVEAKAGDEVTLYKYAAVISSLNHEKGSFPKVLDKLIDVAVSKGFDKMLQEQSDAWADIWKHSDITIEGDVAAQQGIRFNIFQLSQTYTGKDERLNIGPKGFTGEKYGGSTYWDTEAYCLPFYMVTHGQKVARQLLLYRYKQLDKAIENAQKLGFTGGAALYPMVTMNGEECHNEWEITFEEIHRNGAIAFAIYNYVRYTDDKSYLVHFGLEVLIAIARFWAQRVNFSQEKGKYVMLGVTGPNEYENNVNNNWYTSTIACWCMEYAEETINYVKSADPAKYKELAEAIKFDEAKEVEKWRDIRNNMFFPFDEKLGIFLQQEGYMDKEQILVKDLDPEERPLNQKWSWDRILRSCFIKQADVLQGLYFLEDRYDTETIKRNFDFYEARTVHESSLSPCVHSVLASRIGNVDKAYELYLRTARLDLDDYNREVKEGLHITSMAGTWISIVEGFGGMRVRNGMLTFNPLIPDKWKSYSFKVWFRENILKIVVSSTQITIFNESESSLTIKVYGVEHKVPGSSSINVPVQKQLF; encoded by the coding sequence ATGAACCCTTATCTTAAACACGACGAGTGGTGCATCATTGAAGAAGGATTTGTTCCTGAAAATACTCGAGCTTCTGAAAGTATTTTCAGTATTGGCAATGGTGCAATGGGACAGCGTGCTAATTTCGAGGAGAAGTTCACTGGCAGCACCCTACAGGGAAGCTATATTGGTGGCGTATATTACCCCGATAAAACCCGAGTTGGATGGTGGAAAAATGGCTACCCTGAATACTTTGCCAAGGTAATTAACTCTACAAACTGGATTGGTATCAACGTCATTGTCAATGGTGATGAGCTCGATTTAGCCAAGTGTAAGGTCGACGAATTCCGAAGAGTGCTTAACATGAAGGAGGGATACCTGGAGCGCTCATTTATAGCTGAAATGGAGAACGGGATAAAACTTGCCGTAAAGTCAACCCGATTCCTTAGCATGGTCGATACTGAGCTTGGCGCAATACGTTACTCTGTTAAACCATTAAATGCCGATGCTACAATCGAACTACGCCCTTATCTTGATGCCGATGTTCGAAACGAGGATTCAAACTATGGCGAAAAATTCTGGGAGGTAGTTGATACTAGCTGCACCCCTAAAATAAGCTACATTGTTAGTCGCACTAAAAAGCTTGATTTTCATGTAGGCCACGCCATGCGCAATTTTATTGCCTTAAATGGTAATATTGAGCACATTCAGCCAGAAGTCAACTCCTCAGCTATGTATGTTGAAAATATTTTCAAGGTTGAGGCAAAAGCTGGCGATGAGGTTACCCTTTATAAGTATGCAGCAGTTATTTCTAGCCTAAATCACGAAAAAGGTTCTTTTCCTAAAGTACTTGATAAGCTTATCGATGTAGCTGTTTCTAAGGGCTTTGACAAGATGCTGCAAGAGCAAAGTGATGCTTGGGCTGATATTTGGAAACACAGTGATATAACCATAGAAGGCGATGTTGCTGCTCAGCAAGGCATTCGTTTCAATATTTTCCAGCTAAGTCAAACCTATACTGGTAAAGATGAGCGTTTAAACATTGGCCCTAAAGGATTTACTGGCGAGAAGTATGGCGGTTCAACCTATTGGGATACCGAAGCATACTGCCTGCCATTCTACATGGTAACACACGGTCAAAAGGTTGCCCGTCAGCTGCTATTATATCGATATAAACAGCTCGATAAAGCAATAGAAAATGCTCAAAAATTGGGCTTCACCGGTGGTGCTGCTCTTTACCCTATGGTTACCATGAATGGCGAGGAGTGCCACAACGAGTGGGAAATAACCTTTGAGGAGATTCATCGTAATGGTGCTATTGCTTTCGCAATATACAACTATGTTCGCTATACAGACGACAAGAGCTATCTGGTTCACTTTGGCCTTGAAGTACTTATAGCTATTGCTCGTTTTTGGGCTCAGCGTGTAAACTTCTCGCAGGAGAAAGGTAAATACGTGATGCTAGGTGTTACCGGGCCAAACGAGTACGAAAATAATGTTAATAATAACTGGTACACAAGCACCATAGCTTGCTGGTGCATGGAATATGCCGAAGAAACGATTAACTATGTAAAATCAGCTGATCCGGCAAAGTACAAAGAGTTGGCTGAGGCTATTAAATTCGACGAGGCCAAAGAAGTTGAGAAATGGCGTGACATTAGGAACAACATGTTCTTCCCTTTTGATGAGAAACTTGGTATCTTCTTACAACAGGAAGGATATATGGATAAGGAGCAGATATTGGTTAAGGACTTGGATCCCGAGGAACGACCATTAAACCAAAAGTGGAGCTGGGACCGAATTCTTAGGTCGTGTTTCATAAAACAAGCCGATGTGCTTCAAGGTCTATACTTTTTAGAGGATCGTTACGATACCGAAACCATCAAACGTAATTTCGACTTCTACGAGGCACGTACAGTACACGAGTCATCGCTCTCACCTTGCGTTCATAGCGTACTTGCATCTCGTATAGGAAATGTTGATAAGGCTTATGAGCTATACTTGCGAACAGCCCGCCTTGATCTTGACGACTATAACCGTGAGGTAAAGGAAGGTTTGCATATTACAAGTATGGCAGGTACTTGGATCTCCATTGTTGAAGGTTTTGGTGGTATGCGTGTAAGAAACGGCATGTTAACCTTTAATCCACTAATTCCCGATAAATGGAAATCCTACAGTTTTAAAGTTTGGTTCCGCGAAAATATTCTCAAAATTGTTGTTTCGAGCACTCAAATAACAATCTTTAACGAGAGTGAAAGCTCGCTCACAATAAAAGTTTATGGTGTTGAGCATAAAGTTCCTGGTTCAAGTTCTATTAATGTTCCGGTTCAAAAACAGCTTTTTTAA
- a CDS encoding response regulator, with translation MNGIVKILIADDHPIVRKGLSNLIKENLTDIDILQAENHAETIKIALEQKPTVVLLDVAMPKGNAIETIEQIKGFDANIKILVVTMHNDNHFAMRMVKSGADGYITKDTPPVEMIGAVKRLLSGKRYITPELVEMLTDIAQGKQVSNTILNILSNREYEVFLLIAKGKTVSEIAQMLNLSVKTISTHRSRIIEKTGLKNNSQIMLFALQNGII, from the coding sequence ATGAATGGTATAGTAAAAATACTTATTGCCGATGATCATCCTATTGTTAGAAAGGGGCTGTCTAATCTGATTAAAGAAAACTTGACAGATATAGATATCCTGCAAGCAGAGAACCATGCCGAAACCATTAAAATTGCATTGGAACAAAAGCCAACCGTGGTTCTGCTCGATGTAGCCATGCCAAAAGGAAATGCTATAGAAACCATTGAACAAATAAAGGGCTTTGATGCAAACATAAAAATTCTGGTTGTTACCATGCATAACGACAACCATTTTGCCATGCGAATGGTGAAATCGGGAGCCGATGGGTATATCACAAAAGATACCCCCCCCGTAGAAATGATTGGAGCTGTTAAAAGGTTACTCAGCGGTAAAAGATATATCACCCCAGAACTTGTTGAAATGCTTACCGATATAGCACAAGGCAAACAGGTAAGTAATACGATTCTAAATATACTATCGAATAGGGAATACGAAGTATTTCTTCTTATTGCAAAAGGCAAAACAGTCTCGGAGATTGCTCAGATGCTTAACTTAAGCGTAAAAACCATAAGTACTCATCGCTCTCGGATTATTGAAAAAACCGGCCTTAAAAACAACTCCCAGATAATGCTTTTTGCACTGCAAAATGGAATAATATAA
- a CDS encoding sensor histidine kinase codes for MKIQHQAAMIDFRAFNSNKFFWFSIDLKNRLFEDISPSLFTLTGKDINSLNEMLFNKNNNLISDDINLILDFIKDCEEDTSIEIPYPIRVFTAKQELRWVELSLQVKVTETREPYKLIGMGWDVSSFLSFNEKLVTDLKKHKEELSQSLYFNKEILKAKEKERRKIAFEIHDELGQLLSALKLEQTMLLQRVRTPSTKESLKGMLAMTGECINTVRRLSSELHPSIIDHLGLFPAVEWLVNNFTKRVNANIKLTLPQQKSFTFSSTDKIFIFRVVQEALNNIMKHAQAKNVSISVLPFKQSLKLIISDDGVGFDTTQKKKKHSLGLLGMRERVNAMGGQIEIVSEPLKGTTISCTIPLR; via the coding sequence ATGAAAATCCAACATCAAGCAGCAATGATTGATTTTAGGGCATTTAACTCAAATAAATTCTTCTGGTTTAGCATCGATCTTAAAAATAGGTTATTTGAAGATATTAGCCCTTCGCTGTTTACACTCACAGGCAAGGATATCAACTCCTTGAATGAAATGTTATTCAATAAAAACAATAATCTTATCTCCGACGATATTAACCTGATACTTGATTTTATTAAAGATTGCGAGGAAGATACTAGCATTGAAATTCCTTATCCTATAAGAGTATTCACTGCCAAACAGGAACTTCGTTGGGTTGAGCTATCATTACAGGTAAAGGTAACCGAAACAAGGGAGCCTTATAAGCTCATTGGAATGGGATGGGATGTCTCATCATTCCTTAGCTTTAACGAAAAGCTGGTAACCGATCTGAAAAAGCATAAAGAGGAACTATCTCAATCGCTCTATTTCAATAAAGAAATTCTTAAAGCAAAGGAAAAAGAGCGAAGAAAAATCGCATTTGAAATTCACGATGAGCTTGGTCAGCTACTATCGGCACTCAAACTGGAACAAACCATGCTTTTACAAAGGGTAAGAACGCCCTCAACAAAAGAATCGTTAAAAGGGATGTTAGCCATGACAGGTGAATGTATTAATACAGTTCGCCGACTTAGCTCCGAACTTCATCCTTCAATTATTGATCATTTAGGTCTATTCCCTGCAGTTGAATGGCTGGTAAATAACTTTACCAAAAGGGTTAATGCGAATATCAAGCTAACACTTCCCCAGCAAAAGAGCTTTACATTTTCTTCAACTGATAAGATATTTATATTCAGGGTGGTGCAAGAAGCTCTTAATAACATAATGAAACATGCGCAAGCAAAAAACGTAAGTATTTCAGTGTTACCCTTTAAGCAGTCACTTAAACTTATCATATCCGATGACGGAGTGGGCTTCGATACTACACAGAAAAAGAAGAAGCATTCACTTGGTCTGCTTGGAATGCGGGAAAGAGTAAATGCAATGGGAGGCCAAATTGAAATAGTTTCGGAGCCACTTAAAGGTACAACCATTAGCTGTACAATTCCTTTAAGGTAA
- the pgmB gene encoding beta-phosphoglucomutase, which translates to MMNSIKACIFDLDGVVVDTAKYHYLAWKRLANELGFEFTEQHNERLKGVSRMRSLEILLEVGGISLPDNEMEKLASKKNAWYVEYIQKMTPSEILPGAKELLEELRSNGIKLSLGSASKNSPLILERIGLKNHFDAIVDGNSVTIAKPAPDIFLTAANKLGVEPEECVVFEDAEAGIEAAINAKMRTVGIGNPQILNRADVVVPNLKDFTYSKLVEIFKK; encoded by the coding sequence ATGATGAATAGTATAAAGGCTTGCATTTTCGATTTAGATGGGGTTGTAGTTGATACGGCAAAGTATCACTACCTTGCTTGGAAACGTTTGGCCAATGAGCTAGGATTTGAGTTCACCGAGCAGCATAACGAAAGGCTCAAAGGCGTTAGCCGTATGCGTTCCCTTGAAATTCTGCTTGAGGTTGGAGGAATATCTCTCCCAGATAATGAGATGGAGAAGTTAGCCTCAAAAAAGAATGCATGGTACGTTGAGTATATTCAGAAAATGACCCCAAGCGAAATACTTCCTGGTGCTAAGGAACTTCTTGAGGAGCTTAGAAGCAATGGCATTAAGCTTTCGCTTGGTTCAGCAAGTAAAAATTCTCCCCTGATACTTGAACGTATCGGATTAAAAAATCATTTCGATGCTATTGTTGATGGTAATTCTGTAACAATTGCAAAGCCTGCCCCTGATATTTTTCTAACAGCTGCTAATAAACTTGGCGTTGAGCCAGAAGAATGCGTGGTATTTGAAGATGCTGAGGCTGGTATTGAAGCTGCAATTAATGCTAAGATGCGTACGGTTGGAATTGGAAATCCACAGATACTTAATCGTGCCGATGTGGTAGTGCCTAATCTAAAGGATTTTACATATAGTAAGTTAGTTGAAATATTTAAAAAATAA
- a CDS encoding ATP-binding protein: protein MQNNVFFGILENAALLICVAVLYDFLWLKLDKKRKLLPQIVIGIFLIGIAIMLMRNPWVYVNDIQFDTRSVMLTISGLFFGGITTLVALFGTALYRIQLGGDGMYMGVAVIVLSALIGLAWRKIRPQIIEKKRIGEIFIVALIVHIIMLCCTILLPKDFRLGTLKTIWWAVLLIYPLTTALIAKLLFNRDENWEFREKLSESEKKYRLLFDENPTPMWIYDLETLRFLEVNNAAIEEYGYSKEEFLSMTLRDIRPADEVPKLLDNIKSNNEQFQKSGVWKHLTKDGNLKHVTISSHETTYKGRPARHVMVSDVTELIRINQELAHLEERYRNYIELSNEAICLFELEQPIDITKDVDSQIDDIYKYSYVGECNQTFCDNHNIKSPEEAKGMRLGQIFPRLSKVNIEHLRQFIINGYKIHGVETKEITKHSEIKHFINSWSGIIENDRFLRMWNSKQDITRVKEAEDEVRKLNAELEKRVVERTKQLERAVKELEAFSYSISHDLRAPLRAINGFTEILVEDHSNNLDDEGKRICNVIKTNATQMNQLIEELLRFSRASRANLTHSTIDTSKLIESILNEIYINNPNYKKAQITFNNLPNYYADPVLMKQVWYNLLDNAIKFSGKNANPEVIITCIKGVDLLTFCISDNGVGFDMRYYNKLFGVFQRLHTESEFPGTGAGLAIVKRIIERHGGTIWAESELGKGTKFFFTVPQNATNQNENPTSSSND, encoded by the coding sequence ATGCAAAACAATGTCTTTTTTGGAATACTAGAAAATGCGGCACTTCTTATTTGTGTTGCTGTATTATACGACTTTTTATGGTTAAAACTCGATAAGAAGCGTAAACTTTTACCGCAAATCGTAATTGGGATTTTTCTTATTGGAATTGCGATAATGTTAATGAGAAATCCGTGGGTTTATGTAAATGACATACAATTCGATACGCGCTCGGTAATGCTCACCATTTCGGGTTTATTTTTTGGAGGCATAACAACCCTAGTTGCTTTATTCGGAACCGCACTTTACAGGATACAACTGGGTGGAGACGGAATGTATATGGGAGTTGCAGTTATAGTTTTATCAGCATTGATAGGTTTAGCTTGGCGAAAGATTCGACCTCAAATAATTGAAAAAAAGAGAATTGGCGAAATCTTTATAGTTGCTTTGATTGTTCACATAATCATGTTATGCTGTACGATTTTACTACCTAAAGATTTCAGATTGGGAACCCTTAAAACAATTTGGTGGGCGGTGCTGCTAATTTATCCCTTAACTACCGCATTAATTGCAAAACTACTTTTTAATCGGGATGAAAATTGGGAATTCCGAGAGAAGTTATCGGAGAGTGAAAAAAAGTACCGTTTGCTTTTTGATGAAAATCCCACCCCAATGTGGATTTATGATTTGGAAACCCTAAGATTTTTAGAGGTCAATAATGCTGCCATAGAGGAGTATGGTTACAGTAAGGAGGAATTTCTATCAATGACTCTAAGAGATATTAGACCAGCAGATGAGGTACCTAAACTTTTGGATAATATTAAGTCTAACAATGAGCAATTTCAGAAATCCGGAGTATGGAAACATTTAACCAAAGATGGCAATTTAAAACATGTAACCATTTCGTCACACGAAACCACTTATAAAGGTAGGCCTGCGCGACATGTTATGGTAAGCGATGTTACTGAGCTTATAAGAATAAACCAGGAACTGGCCCATCTGGAGGAAAGATATAGAAATTACATAGAGCTGAGTAACGAGGCAATTTGTTTGTTTGAGCTGGAGCAACCAATCGATATAACCAAGGATGTGGATTCTCAAATTGATGATATTTATAAGTATTCATACGTTGGCGAATGTAACCAAACATTCTGTGATAATCACAACATTAAATCGCCTGAGGAGGCAAAGGGAATGCGCCTAGGACAGATATTCCCAAGGCTTTCAAAGGTTAACATTGAGCATTTGAGGCAGTTTATTATAAATGGATATAAGATTCATGGTGTTGAAACCAAAGAGATAACCAAGCATAGCGAAATAAAACACTTTATTAATAGCTGGTCGGGTATCATTGAAAACGACAGGTTCTTAAGGATGTGGAATTCCAAACAAGATATTACACGGGTTAAAGAAGCTGAAGATGAGGTTCGAAAGCTAAACGCCGAACTTGAGAAACGTGTAGTGGAGAGAACTAAACAGCTGGAACGAGCCGTTAAGGAGTTGGAGGCATTTAGCTACTCCATATCGCACGACCTAAGGGCACCTCTCAGAGCCATAAATGGTTTTACAGAAATTCTTGTAGAGGATCACTCCAATAATCTAGATGACGAAGGCAAGCGCATTTGTAATGTAATTAAGACAAACGCCACACAGATGAACCAGCTAATTGAGGAGCTGCTTCGTTTTTCGCGTGCAAGCCGAGCAAACCTTACCCATTCCACAATTGATACAAGTAAGCTAATCGAATCAATTCTTAACGAAATCTACATAAATAACCCTAACTATAAAAAAGCTCAAATCACCTTTAACAATTTACCGAACTACTATGCCGATCCTGTTCTGATGAAACAGGTTTGGTATAACCTGCTGGATAATGCCATAAAGTTTAGCGGAAAAAATGCTAACCCGGAAGTTATTATTACATGTATTAAGGGAGTAGACCTGCTTACGTTTTGTATTTCGGACAATGGTGTGGGATTCGATATGAGATACTACAACAAGCTATTTGGTGTATTTCAACGCCTCCATACCGAAAGTGAGTTTCCCGGAACAGGGGCTGGACTCGCAATAGTAAAAAGAATAATAGAACGACATGGAGGAACCATTTGGGCCGAAAGTGAACTTGGTAAGGGTACAAAGTTTTTCTTTACTGTTCCGCAAAATGCAACAAACCAAAATGAAAATCCAACATCAAGCAGCAATGATTGA
- a CDS encoding MFS transporter, with the protein MAKKPKLSFWQIWNLSFGFLGVQAGFALQNANVSRILSNYGADLHHLSFFWLVAPIMGLIIQPWVGAASDRTWTRMGRRKPFIFGGAIAAALGMFFMPNSHIAMAIIPPVVFGAIMLALMDASFNVTFQPFRSLVADMTPDEQTNTGYSIQTLLINLGAVIGSFLPFVLTNWLGVENTAPEGSVPPSVIWSFYIGGSILLVSVLWTVFTTKEYNPEEFKQYNSTPESSVTEKQSFWQTLMSMPGIMGKLAVVQFFSWFALFAMWVYTTPAVAQHIWGTAIGDSSTSAYNEAANWVGVLFGLYSVFAALFSIFLDKIANSLGRVKTYSLSLLLGAIGYLSMYIFTGQYALIFSMVGVGIAWAAILAMPYAILARSLPADRMGVYMGIFNITVVVPQIVSGLLLGTILKFVFHEKAIYMIVLAGISMLLAAISAILFVKETKAV; encoded by the coding sequence ATGGCTAAAAAACCTAAACTTAGTTTTTGGCAGATTTGGAACCTCAGCTTTGGATTTTTAGGGGTTCAGGCTGGATTTGCCTTACAAAATGCCAATGTTTCTCGCATACTTTCAAACTATGGTGCCGACCTGCATCATCTTTCATTTTTTTGGCTAGTTGCGCCAATAATGGGGCTTATAATTCAACCATGGGTAGGGGCGGCAAGTGATAGAACCTGGACTCGAATGGGGCGTCGTAAGCCTTTTATATTTGGTGGTGCCATTGCTGCAGCCTTAGGCATGTTCTTTATGCCTAACTCACATATCGCTATGGCTATTATACCTCCTGTAGTATTTGGGGCTATTATGCTTGCACTTATGGATGCCTCGTTTAATGTGACTTTCCAGCCATTTCGCTCTTTGGTTGCCGACATGACTCCCGATGAGCAAACAAATACTGGCTACTCAATACAGACACTTCTTATAAATTTAGGAGCTGTAATTGGCTCATTTCTCCCTTTCGTTTTAACTAATTGGCTAGGTGTTGAAAACACAGCACCAGAAGGTAGTGTTCCGCCATCGGTAATTTGGTCGTTCTATATTGGTGGCTCAATACTACTTGTTTCTGTCCTTTGGACTGTTTTTACCACCAAGGAGTATAATCCAGAAGAGTTTAAGCAATACAATTCAACACCTGAGAGTAGTGTTACTGAGAAGCAAAGCTTTTGGCAAACTCTTATGTCAATGCCTGGCATTATGGGTAAACTTGCAGTAGTACAATTCTTTTCGTGGTTTGCCCTTTTTGCCATGTGGGTTTACACAACTCCTGCAGTGGCCCAGCATATATGGGGTACCGCTATTGGCGATTCTTCGACATCGGCTTATAACGAAGCTGCTAACTGGGTAGGTGTACTTTTTGGCCTATACAGCGTTTTTGCAGCTCTATTTTCAATCTTTCTCGATAAAATAGCCAATTCCTTAGGGCGCGTAAAAACTTATTCACTCTCACTTCTGCTTGGCGCAATTGGCTACTTGTCGATGTATATATTTACAGGACAATATGCGTTAATTTTTTCAATGGTTGGCGTTGGTATTGCTTGGGCTGCAATTCTTGCTATGCCATACGCAATTCTAGCGCGATCGCTCCCTGCCGATAGAATGGGGGTTTATATGGGAATCTTTAATATAACTGTTGTTGTGCCCCAAATTGTTAGCGGGTTATTACTCGGAACAATTCTCAAGTTTGTATTTCACGAAAAGGCTATTTATATGATTGTACTAGCAGGTATTTCAATGTTGCTTGCCGCTATTAGTGCAATTCTTTTTGTTAAAGAAACAAAAGCAGTATGA